A single window of Candidatus Zixiibacteriota bacterium DNA harbors:
- a CDS encoding biopolymer transporter ExbD — MAGEVIQKEKSSGKGKGLRRKKRRLGIRIDMTPMVDIAFLLLIFYMVTTVFAMPQAMEINLPPKTDTTEERGKVKQSNLLNIRVDKYGDVYYDIGNNLETGSEKMDPREIPIDSVRNLFIRYNWDRPKLNTLILIHPEAKYSRMVDLLDEIEVTEALLRGNEEFMRAYKAENPDEERFSFRYSIDHWSERDDKKMEKVYGVTGGGS; from the coding sequence GTGGCCGGTGAAGTAATACAAAAAGAAAAAAGTAGTGGTAAAGGCAAAGGCCTGCGCCGGAAAAAGCGTCGTCTCGGTATCCGTATCGATATGACGCCGATGGTCGACATCGCGTTCCTGCTCCTGATCTTCTACATGGTCACCACGGTCTTTGCGATGCCGCAGGCGATGGAGATTAACCTCCCGCCCAAGACCGACACCACAGAAGAACGCGGGAAAGTCAAGCAGTCGAACTTGCTCAACATCCGCGTCGACAAGTACGGCGATGTCTACTACGATATCGGCAACAATCTGGAGACGGGATCCGAGAAGATGGATCCGCGCGAAATTCCCATCGATTCGGTGCGCAATCTCTTTATTCGCTATAATTGGGATCGCCCGAAACTGAACACGCTGATTCTGATCCACCCCGAAGCCAAGTACTCGCGCATGGTCGATCTCCTCGATGAAATCGAAGTCACCGAGGCATTGCTGCGCGGGAACGAAGAGTTCATGCGCGCTTACAAGGCTGAGAATCCTGACGAGGAACGTTTCAGTTTCCGCTACTCCATTGACCATTGGAGCGAGCGGGACGACAAG
- a CDS encoding biopolymer transporter ExbD: MAIKKKRRIAIRIDMTPMVDIAFLLLIFYMATTQFKPPEQKAVSLPTSHSQIELPSKDKIIVTVTPDDSIFVDYVERVEKEVDGRKISTLERYYEEATPYTVGNTINAIRARNFNALVIIKADKDVKFGTMQKVMDTMVESNLSRFQIITELESEKI; the protein is encoded by the coding sequence ATGGCGATCAAGAAGAAACGGCGGATTGCCATCCGCATCGATATGACACCGATGGTGGATATCGCGTTTCTGCTCCTGATTTTCTACATGGCCACCACTCAGTTCAAGCCACCGGAGCAGAAAGCGGTGTCGTTGCCGACGTCGCACTCGCAGATCGAACTGCCGTCCAAAGACAAGATCATCGTCACGGTGACCCCCGATGACTCGATCTTCGTCGACTATGTCGAACGTGTTGAGAAAGAGGTCGACGGCCGCAAGATCTCGACGCTCGAGCGCTACTACGAAGAGGCGACGCCGTACACGGTTGGAAACACGATCAATGCGATCCGCGCCAGGAACTTCAACGCCCTGGTCATCATCAAAGCGGACAAAGATGTGAAATTCGGGACCATGCAGAAGGTGATGGATACCATGGTCGAATCCAATCTCTCGCGATTCCAGATCATTACCGAACTGGAATCGGAGAAGATCTGA